A genome region from Arachidicoccus soli includes the following:
- the tnpA gene encoding IS200/IS605 family transposase — MSQKTNYISTNRSKHYLKCPLISVCKYRKAMLVGQLNDDVKRIFLSIAENSDFEIEVMETDTDHVHFLIRYIPRLSIVQIVRRLKQESTRQLWLLHGKILRKQYWYQKLLWSDGYFVCSIGEASPETVRQYILSQG, encoded by the coding sequence TTACATCTCCACCAATCGTTCAAAGCACTACTTAAAATGCCCTCTCATTTCTGTTTGCAAGTACCGTAAGGCAATGCTTGTCGGTCAGCTTAATGATGATGTTAAGCGTATCTTTCTCTCTATCGCTGAAAATTCAGATTTTGAAATTGAAGTGATGGAGACAGATACAGACCATGTACATTTCCTTATTCGCTACATTCCTCGCCTGTCTATTGTGCAAATTGTTCGCAGGTTAAAGCAGGAAAGCACTCGTCAGTTGTGGTTGCTGCATGGCAAAATACTCCGTAAGCAATATTGGTATCAGAAATTACTTTGGTCGGATGGCTATTTCGTTTGTTCCATTGGTGAAGCATCACCTGAAACAGTCAGGCAATACATCCTTTCACAAGGTTAA
- a CDS encoding transposase — MDANSSAISRFKAQANKFSGILSKGLGKTTGRLIKELIYGIQACKDIKISNIARSLQEDIKLIKTEDRLCRNLAAEDFSNHINEQIIRLGDDKITDEMVIAIDPGDITKPYAKAMENLCGVYDGSEGVGAQGYHLCQVTAANLEHNKIVPLYCEAYSSLDKDYVSGTKKITDTIDKVIQKTGTSGVWAIDRGGDCNEIIQHFTSNDLNFVTRLKLNRWLLTKNKNGGIVAVKADRLETHATLPYKAQINKIEDGKETVINITFGIQRCALFDTPGQWFNVVIIEGFGQHPMVLLSNLEPQNTEPKEVYKIVEIYLTRWKCDECYRYIKQSYNLEDIRVRSYNGIRNLVAIINAIAYFTSIYMGMNLKLKLMVQKVFILSKRFFGIPSFFNYAMADGIFELLKKTKAGIFTHNKKDNPPQRYLLSLFPE; from the coding sequence ATGGATGCAAACTCTTCTGCTATCAGCCGTTTCAAGGCACAAGCTAATAAATTTTCGGGAATCTTGAGCAAGGGCTTAGGCAAAACTACCGGTAGGCTTATCAAAGAGCTTATTTACGGCATACAGGCTTGCAAAGACATTAAAATATCCAACATAGCCCGAAGCCTGCAAGAGGATATTAAACTGATAAAAACGGAGGATAGGCTGTGCCGGAATTTGGCAGCCGAAGATTTTAGTAATCATATCAACGAGCAAATCATCCGCCTTGGCGATGATAAAATTACTGATGAAATGGTAATAGCCATTGATCCCGGCGACATTACCAAACCCTACGCCAAGGCTATGGAAAACCTTTGTGGGGTGTACGATGGCAGCGAAGGTGTAGGCGCACAGGGTTACCATTTGTGCCAAGTAACTGCCGCCAATTTGGAACACAATAAAATAGTACCGCTGTATTGCGAAGCTTATTCCAGCCTAGATAAAGATTATGTAAGCGGCACAAAGAAAATAACGGACACCATTGACAAAGTAATACAAAAGACAGGTACATCGGGTGTTTGGGCAATTGACAGAGGAGGCGATTGCAATGAAATCATACAACACTTTACAAGCAATGATTTAAACTTTGTAACTAGGCTAAAGCTGAACCGGTGGCTATTAACCAAAAACAAAAATGGCGGCATCGTAGCCGTGAAGGCAGATAGGTTAGAAACCCACGCCACACTGCCATACAAGGCACAAATAAACAAAATTGAAGATGGTAAAGAAACGGTAATAAATATTACATTTGGTATTCAAAGATGTGCTTTGTTCGACACGCCCGGCCAGTGGTTCAATGTAGTCATCATCGAAGGTTTTGGGCAGCATCCTATGGTACTTTTGAGCAACCTGGAACCCCAAAATACAGAACCCAAAGAAGTGTATAAGATAGTGGAAATATATCTTACAAGATGGAAATGCGATGAATGTTACCGCTACATCAAACAAAGCTATAATTTAGAGGACATAAGGGTTAGAAGTTACAACGGCATCCGAAACTTAGTTGCCATCATTAACGCTATTGCTTACTTTACAAGTATATATATGGGAATGAATTTAAAGCTAAAATTAATGGTGCAAAAAGTGTTTATTTTATCAAAACGCTTCTTTGGGATACCTTCGTTTTTTAACTATGCAATGGCAGATGGAATCTTTGAATTGCTCAAAAAAACAAAAGCAGGTATCTTTACCCATAACAAAAAGGACAATCCCCCACAAAGATACCTGCTGAGCTTATTCCCCGAATGA
- a CDS encoding MraY family glycosyltransferase: MKYLDLYHYSTLIYAAMFILAMGITVFAIPSIIFVAKKKKLLDKPDHRKKHLNVTPNLGGIALFSAFVFVNCIFHVDSYFEGWCYILAGAFLLFVTGLKDDLVSIDPYKKFIAQIIAAVIVVYLAGIRLTNLEGFLGIHQLPYLISFAISVIGITFVTNAFNLIDGVDGLAGGLSLLLFAFLGFMFAWSNHIGFAMICFTIAGAVIGFLKFNIAPAKIFMGDTGSLIIGFLASVLSIAFVTRVGIKSNTGFLSQLSPESGNISIALAAIIVPVYDTFRVFTTRILRGYSPFRPDRTHVHHVLLDIGLTSTQVTATLFSVTAIFIALAIGLCYLQVGATIAIFSIIAIASILMYTAIKIRNKKLAEKERKSIQENERRTLQTPDEYISNVLNNAPNTVYEDKVFS, translated from the coding sequence ATGAAATATCTCGACTTATATCATTATTCCACACTTATTTATGCGGCCATGTTCATTCTTGCAATGGGCATTACAGTATTTGCTATTCCCAGTATTATTTTTGTAGCAAAGAAAAAAAAGCTGTTAGATAAGCCGGATCATCGGAAAAAACATTTAAATGTTACTCCTAACTTAGGTGGGATAGCTTTATTTTCTGCTTTTGTATTTGTCAATTGCATTTTTCATGTAGACTCTTATTTTGAGGGGTGGTGTTATATTTTAGCTGGTGCTTTCTTGCTTTTTGTAACAGGCTTAAAAGATGATTTAGTTTCTATAGACCCCTATAAAAAATTTATTGCACAAATAATTGCTGCTGTAATTGTAGTGTACTTAGCAGGCATTCGCCTTACTAATCTGGAAGGATTCTTAGGCATCCATCAATTACCTTATCTAATCAGTTTCGCCATATCTGTGATAGGAATCACCTTTGTCACAAACGCATTTAATTTGATCGATGGGGTGGATGGTCTCGCAGGAGGGTTAAGCCTGCTACTGTTTGCATTTTTAGGATTCATGTTTGCGTGGAGCAATCATATTGGCTTTGCCATGATTTGCTTTACCATTGCAGGAGCAGTAATAGGATTCCTGAAATTCAATATTGCCCCCGCAAAAATATTTATGGGAGATACTGGTTCCCTAATAATTGGTTTTCTGGCATCTGTATTAAGTATCGCCTTTGTTACTAGAGTCGGCATAAAATCTAATACTGGTTTCTTAAGTCAGCTAAGTCCGGAAAGTGGAAATATTTCTATTGCACTTGCAGCTATTATTGTTCCGGTCTATGACACTTTCAGGGTCTTTACTACAAGAATTTTACGCGGCTATTCTCCATTTAGACCTGATAGAACCCATGTGCATCATGTGCTGCTCGATATAGGTCTTACTTCTACTCAAGTTACAGCGACATTGTTTAGTGTTACTGCTATATTTATAGCACTGGCAATTGGGTTATGCTATTTGCAAGTGGGGGCTACTATTGCTATTTTCTCCATTATAGCCATAGCTAGTATACTTATGTATACAGCCATAAAAATTAGAAATAAGAAATTGGCGGAAAAAGAAAGAAAAAGCATACAAGAAAACGAAAGGAGGACATTACAGACACCAGATGAATATATCTCAAATGTTTTAAACAATGCACCTAACACGGTTTACGAAGACAAAGTTTTTTCCTAA